One genomic segment of Fundulus heteroclitus isolate FHET01 chromosome 10, MU-UCD_Fhet_4.1, whole genome shotgun sequence includes these proteins:
- the arl4d gene encoding ADP-ribosylation factor-like protein 4D encodes MGNQLTDIAPNPSFLPSFQCVHVVVIGLDSSGKTSLLYRLKLKEFVKTIPTKGFNMEKIKAAVGASRATNFQVWDVGGQEKLRPLWKSYTRRTDGIMFVVDSAEPERLEEARVELHKITRTSENQGVPVLVLANKQDLDSALSVGEVEKLLSVRELGVYTPYHVQGCSAVDGQGLQTGLEKLYEMILKRKKTAKHSRNRKR; translated from the coding sequence ATGGGGAACCAGCTGACCGACATCGCCCCCAACCCGTCGTTCCTGCCGAGCTTCCAGTGTGTGCACGTGGTTGTGATTGGCCTGGATTCGTCTGGGAAGACCTCGCTGCTCTACAGGCTCAAACTGAAGGAGTTTGTCAAAACGATCCCCACCAAGGGCTTCAACATGGAGAAGATCAAGGCGGCGGTGGGGGCGTCGCGGGCCACAAACTTCCAGGTGTGGGACGTGGGGGGCCAGGAGAAGCTGCGGCCCCTCTGGAAGTCCTACACCCGGCGAACGGACGGCATCATGTTTGTCGTGGACTCCGCCGAGCCGGAGCGCTTGGAGGAGGCCAGGGTGGAGCTGCACAAGATCACCCGCACCTCGGAGAACCAGGGGGTGCCGGTGCTGGTCCTGGCCAACAAACAGGACCTGGACTCGGCCCTGTCCGTCGGCGAGGTGGAGAAGCTGCTGTCGGTGCGCGAGCTGGGCGTCTACACGCCGTACCACGTGCAGGGCTGCAGCGCCGTGGACGGCCAGGGGCTCCAGACGGGCCTGGAGAAACTCTACGAGATGATCCtgaagcggaagaagacggcgAAGCACAGTCGGAACAGAAAGAGATGA